A window of Notolabrus celidotus isolate fNotCel1 chromosome 11, fNotCel1.pri, whole genome shotgun sequence contains these coding sequences:
- the ttll10 gene encoding protein polyglycylase TTLL10 isoform X4 translates to MSRFPRSLAAYVCDVGVEVIEVMSSDCWVESCSEDSAEQTGLKKPQEEEEEAEEEEVEVPCGQNQSACSLRQEETGGEQPLSHDHRSKQEVTSEGELEQSQREETLRFSHMTASQEMQQRGSVTGARRVRGNLRRSFPRGFSTCSYPDKDRVRRIEEPRGLGSFYYFGGANGAEISLCDSSRSVTDFLWDSFRVSAYCESRGWKRIHNKHREDFKLKWCETKSPPNYCNFREGEQLLYQIPNNKVLTTKIGLLSSLREYERVSSKVNHGQGLRRLKMDEFIPTTFRMDLREEREAFFAQEEGVSSKEGHMWICKPTGLNQGRGIFLLKSQEDVVAFRLKLQQTEEHQASRKTLHRQPQARIVQHYIQRPLLLKGKKFDVRSFLLIACTAPYMVFFRHGYVRLTCDLYDPTSNNLIAHLTNQYMQKKSPLYSQLKEDTVWSMESFNTYVNDRFQVAKGLPRDWVLGVFARRMQQIMTQCFFAVKSKLDRRLGLFDLIGCDFMVDEDFKVWLLEMNCNPALHTNCEVLKEVLPGTVGEALDLTLEIFNKRRLGQTILPLHSQREFVLLYSGVFPPDSVLPCRKGNISNGFNLKSTQKTSLRRCKSRTEGKSVPSASSDSPLNVTESLKGESRSKSSTAALYLNQSPQSPQVSPHSNNSSNTETVKLKKPRPRFELKLSKCTFPPRLKNAGDAEEKTRVIVPLSSPIISEDFSTCESPQTTVLMSHPQSGSPTASEDLERDEECGEENLGEDTQG, encoded by the exons ATGAGTAGGTTTCCAAGGAGTCTGGCTGCCTATGTGTGTGATGTTGGAGTTGAAG TTATCGAGGTCATGTCGTCTGATTGCTGGGTGGAGTCCTGCAGTGAGGACTCTGCAGAGCAGACCGGACTGAAGAAGCcccaagaggaagaggaagaggcagaggaggaggaagtggaggttCCCTGTGGGCAGAACCAGTCTGCATGTAGCCTGAGGCAAGAAGAGACGGGAGGAGAGCAGCCTTTGTCACATGACCACAgaagcaaacaggaagtgacatcagaaGGTGAACTGGAGCAGAGCCAGAGGGAGGAGACGCTGAGGTTTTCACACATGACTGCCAGCCAGGAAATGCAGCAGAGAGGGTCAG TAACAGGTGCCCGCAGAGTGAGGGGAAACCTCCGGAGGTCCTTCCCCAGGGGCTTCTCCACCTGCTCCTACCCAGACAAGGACAGGGTGCGGCGGATAGAGGAGCCTCGAGGGCTTGGGTCTTTCTACTACTTTGGGGGAGCAAATGGGGCTGAAAT ATCTTTGTGTGATTCAAGCAGAAGTGTGACTGATTTCCTCTGGGACTCCTTCAGAGTGAGCGCTTACTGTGAGAGCAGAGGATGGAAGAGGATTCACAACAAGCACAGGGAGGATTTCAAACTCAAGTGGTGTGAAACCAAATCCCCGCCCAACTACTGTAACTTCAGAGAAG GTGAACAGTTGTTGTACCAGATTCCCAACAACAAGGTGCTCACCACAAAGATCGGCCTGCTCAGCAGTCTGCGGGAGTACGAGCGAGTCAGCAGCAAAGTCAACCACGGTCAAGGCCTGAG GAGGCTGAAAATGGACGAGTTCATCCCCACAACTTTCCGCATGGatctgagggaggagagggaggcttTCTTTGCCCAGGAGGAGG GTGTGAGCAGCAAAGAGGGTCACATGTGGATCTGTAAGCCCACGGGTCTGAACCAGGGCAGAGGGATTTTCCTGCTGAAGAGCCAGGAGGACGTAGTTGCTTTCAGACTGAAGCTACAGCAAACAGAGGAACACCAGGCCAGCAGGAAGACGCTCCACCGCCAGCCTCAGGCTCGCATCGTCCAGCA TTACATCCAGAGACCGCTGCTCCTAAAGGGGAAGAAGTTTGATGTGCGCTCTTTTCTTCTGATCGCCTGCACTGCACCTTACATGGTCTTCTTCAGACACGGATATGTGCGCCTGACCTGTGACCTCTACGACCCAACCTCCAACAACCTCATAGCTCACCTGACCAATCAG TACATGCAGAAGAAGAGTCCTCTGTACAGCCAGCTGAAGGAGGACACAGTCTGGTCCATGGAGAGTTTCAACACCTACGTCAATGACAGGTTTCAGGTTGCCAAGGGTCTGCCCAGGGACTGGGTACTGGGCGTCTTTGCA AGACGAATGCAGCAGATCATGACGCAGTGTTTCTTTGCTGTCAAATCCAAGTTGGATCGCCGACTGGGCCTCTTTGACCTGATTGGCTGTGACTTCATGGTTGACGAGGACTTCAAG GTTTGGCTCCTGGAGATGAACTGCAACCCGGCCCTGCATACGAACTGTGAAGTGTTGAAGGAGGTGCTACCCGGCACTGTTGGTGAGGCGCTGG ATTTAACTCTAGAGATCTTCAACAAGCGTCGCCTCGGGCAGACGATTCTTCCTTTGCACAGTCAGAGAGAGTTTGTGCTGCTGTACAGTGGAGTCTTTCCTCCTGATTCAGTGCTGCCCTGCAGAAAAGGCAACATAAGCAATGGATTCAACCTGAAAAGCACCCAAAAGACTTCACTCAGGAGATGTAAGTCGAGAACCGAGGGCAAAAGTGTGCCATCAGCATCCTCTGATAGTCCTCTGAATGTTACAGAGAGCCTTAAAGGAGAGAGTCGTTCAAAGTCCTCCACTGCTGCCTTATATCTGAATCAAAGCCCTCAGTCACCTCAGGTATCTCCACAttcaaacaacagcagcaacacagaGACTGTCAAACTGAAGAAACCCAGGCCTCGGTTTGAACTCAAACTCAGCAAGTGCACTTTTCCTCCTCGTTTGAAGAATGCAGGAGATGCTGAGGAGAAAACAAGGGTCATCGTGCCGCTGTCGTCACCCATAATAAGTGAAGACTTCTCCACCTGTGAATCTCCCCAGACAACAGTGTTGATGTCCCATCCTCAGTCGGGATCTCCCACAGCATCTGAAGACCTTGAAAGAGATGAAGAGTGTGGGGAAGAAAACCTCGGAGAAGACACACAAGGTTGA
- the ttll10 gene encoding protein polyglycylase TTLL10 isoform X5, which yields MSRFPRSLAAYVCDVGVEGGAKTDTNRRFLTGALKMPHTANYQQYQVIEVMSSDCWVESCSEDSAEQTGLKKPQEEEEEAEEEEVEVPCGQNQSACSLRQEETGGEQPLSHDHRSKQEVTSEGELEQSQREETLRFSHMTASQEMQQRGSVTGARRVRGNLRRSFPRGFSTCSYPDKDRVRRIEEPRGLGSFYYFGGANGAEISLCDSSRSVTDFLWDSFRVSAYCESRGWKRIHNKHREDFKLKWCETKSPPNYCNFREGEQLLYQIPNNKVLTTKIGLLSSLREYERVSSKVNHGQGLRRLKMDEFIPTTFRMDLREEREAFFAQEEGVSSKEGHMWICKPTGLNQGRGIFLLKSQEDVVAFRLKLQQTEEHQASRKTLHRQPQARIVQHYIQRPLLLKGKKFDVRSFLLIACTAPYMVFFRHGYVRLTCDLYDPTSNNLIAHLTNQYMQKKSPLYSQLKEDTVWSMESFNTYVNDRFQVAKGLPRDWVLGVFARRMQQIMTQCFFAVKSKLDRRLGLFDLIGCDFMVDEDFKVWLLEMNCNPALHTNCEVLKEVLPGTVGEALDLTLEIFNKRRLGQTILPLHSQREFVLLYSGVFPPDSVLPCRKGNISNGFNLKSTQKTSLRRCKSRTEGKSVPSASSDSPLNVTESLKGESRSKSSTAALYLNQSPQSPQNAGDAEEKTRVIVPLSSPIISEDFSTCESPQTTVLMSHPQSGSPTASEDLERDEECGEENLGEDTQG from the exons ATGAGTAGGTTTCCAAGGAGTCTGGCTGCCTATGTGTGTGATGTTGGAGTTGAAG ggggcgccaaaactgacacaaacagaaggttcctcacaggagctttaaaaatgcCACACACTGCAAACTACCAACAGTACCAGG TTATCGAGGTCATGTCGTCTGATTGCTGGGTGGAGTCCTGCAGTGAGGACTCTGCAGAGCAGACCGGACTGAAGAAGCcccaagaggaagaggaagaggcagaggaggaggaagtggaggttCCCTGTGGGCAGAACCAGTCTGCATGTAGCCTGAGGCAAGAAGAGACGGGAGGAGAGCAGCCTTTGTCACATGACCACAgaagcaaacaggaagtgacatcagaaGGTGAACTGGAGCAGAGCCAGAGGGAGGAGACGCTGAGGTTTTCACACATGACTGCCAGCCAGGAAATGCAGCAGAGAGGGTCAG TAACAGGTGCCCGCAGAGTGAGGGGAAACCTCCGGAGGTCCTTCCCCAGGGGCTTCTCCACCTGCTCCTACCCAGACAAGGACAGGGTGCGGCGGATAGAGGAGCCTCGAGGGCTTGGGTCTTTCTACTACTTTGGGGGAGCAAATGGGGCTGAAAT ATCTTTGTGTGATTCAAGCAGAAGTGTGACTGATTTCCTCTGGGACTCCTTCAGAGTGAGCGCTTACTGTGAGAGCAGAGGATGGAAGAGGATTCACAACAAGCACAGGGAGGATTTCAAACTCAAGTGGTGTGAAACCAAATCCCCGCCCAACTACTGTAACTTCAGAGAAG GTGAACAGTTGTTGTACCAGATTCCCAACAACAAGGTGCTCACCACAAAGATCGGCCTGCTCAGCAGTCTGCGGGAGTACGAGCGAGTCAGCAGCAAAGTCAACCACGGTCAAGGCCTGAG GAGGCTGAAAATGGACGAGTTCATCCCCACAACTTTCCGCATGGatctgagggaggagagggaggcttTCTTTGCCCAGGAGGAGG GTGTGAGCAGCAAAGAGGGTCACATGTGGATCTGTAAGCCCACGGGTCTGAACCAGGGCAGAGGGATTTTCCTGCTGAAGAGCCAGGAGGACGTAGTTGCTTTCAGACTGAAGCTACAGCAAACAGAGGAACACCAGGCCAGCAGGAAGACGCTCCACCGCCAGCCTCAGGCTCGCATCGTCCAGCA TTACATCCAGAGACCGCTGCTCCTAAAGGGGAAGAAGTTTGATGTGCGCTCTTTTCTTCTGATCGCCTGCACTGCACCTTACATGGTCTTCTTCAGACACGGATATGTGCGCCTGACCTGTGACCTCTACGACCCAACCTCCAACAACCTCATAGCTCACCTGACCAATCAG TACATGCAGAAGAAGAGTCCTCTGTACAGCCAGCTGAAGGAGGACACAGTCTGGTCCATGGAGAGTTTCAACACCTACGTCAATGACAGGTTTCAGGTTGCCAAGGGTCTGCCCAGGGACTGGGTACTGGGCGTCTTTGCA AGACGAATGCAGCAGATCATGACGCAGTGTTTCTTTGCTGTCAAATCCAAGTTGGATCGCCGACTGGGCCTCTTTGACCTGATTGGCTGTGACTTCATGGTTGACGAGGACTTCAAG GTTTGGCTCCTGGAGATGAACTGCAACCCGGCCCTGCATACGAACTGTGAAGTGTTGAAGGAGGTGCTACCCGGCACTGTTGGTGAGGCGCTGG ATTTAACTCTAGAGATCTTCAACAAGCGTCGCCTCGGGCAGACGATTCTTCCTTTGCACAGTCAGAGAGAGTTTGTGCTGCTGTACAGTGGAGTCTTTCCTCCTGATTCAGTGCTGCCCTGCAGAAAAGGCAACATAAGCAATGGATTCAACCTGAAAAGCACCCAAAAGACTTCACTCAGGAGATGTAAGTCGAGAACCGAGGGCAAAAGTGTGCCATCAGCATCCTCTGATAGTCCTCTGAATGTTACAGAGAGCCTTAAAGGAGAGAGTCGTTCAAAGTCCTCCACTGCTGCCTTATATCTGAATCAAAGCCCTCAGTCACCTCAG AATGCAGGAGATGCTGAGGAGAAAACAAGGGTCATCGTGCCGCTGTCGTCACCCATAATAAGTGAAGACTTCTCCACCTGTGAATCTCCCCAGACAACAGTGTTGATGTCCCATCCTCAGTCGGGATCTCCCACAGCATCTGAAGACCTTGAAAGAGATGAAGAGTGTGGGGAAGAAAACCTCGGAGAAGACACACAAGGTTGA
- the ttll10 gene encoding inactive polyglycylase TTLL10 isoform X2 — MSRFPRSLAAYVCDVGVEGGAKTDTNRRFLTGALKMPHTANYQQYQVIEVMSSDCWVESCSEDSAEQTGLKKPQEEEEEAEEEEVEVPCGQNQSACSLRQEETGGEQPLSHDHRSKQEVTSEGELEQSQREETLRFSHMTASQEMQQRGSGARRVRGNLRRSFPRGFSTCSYPDKDRVRRIEEPRGLGSFYYFGGANGAEISLCDSSRSVTDFLWDSFRVSAYCESRGWKRIHNKHREDFKLKWCETKSPPNYCNFREGEQLLYQIPNNKVLTTKIGLLSSLREYERVSSKVNHGQGLRRLKMDEFIPTTFRMDLREEREAFFAQEEGVSSKEGHMWICKPTGLNQGRGIFLLKSQEDVVAFRLKLQQTEEHQASRKTLHRQPQARIVQHYIQRPLLLKGKKFDVRSFLLIACTAPYMVFFRHGYVRLTCDLYDPTSNNLIAHLTNQYMQKKSPLYSQLKEDTVWSMESFNTYVNDRFQVAKGLPRDWVLGVFARRMQQIMTQCFFAVKSKLDRRLGLFDLIGCDFMVDEDFKVWLLEMNCNPALHTNCEVLKEVLPGTVGEALDLTLEIFNKRRLGQTILPLHSQREFVLLYSGVFPPDSVLPCRKGNISNGFNLKSTQKTSLRRCKSRTEGKSVPSASSDSPLNVTESLKGESRSKSSTAALYLNQSPQSPQVSPHSNNSSNTETVKLKKPRPRFELKLSKCTFPPRLKNAGDAEEKTRVIVPLSSPIISEDFSTCESPQTTVLMSHPQSGSPTASEDLERDEECGEENLGEDTQG, encoded by the exons ATGAGTAGGTTTCCAAGGAGTCTGGCTGCCTATGTGTGTGATGTTGGAGTTGAAG ggggcgccaaaactgacacaaacagaaggttcctcacaggagctttaaaaatgcCACACACTGCAAACTACCAACAGTACCAGG TTATCGAGGTCATGTCGTCTGATTGCTGGGTGGAGTCCTGCAGTGAGGACTCTGCAGAGCAGACCGGACTGAAGAAGCcccaagaggaagaggaagaggcagaggaggaggaagtggaggttCCCTGTGGGCAGAACCAGTCTGCATGTAGCCTGAGGCAAGAAGAGACGGGAGGAGAGCAGCCTTTGTCACATGACCACAgaagcaaacaggaagtgacatcagaaGGTGAACTGGAGCAGAGCCAGAGGGAGGAGACGCTGAGGTTTTCACACATGACTGCCAGCCAGGAAATGCAGCAGAGAGGGTCAG GTGCCCGCAGAGTGAGGGGAAACCTCCGGAGGTCCTTCCCCAGGGGCTTCTCCACCTGCTCCTACCCAGACAAGGACAGGGTGCGGCGGATAGAGGAGCCTCGAGGGCTTGGGTCTTTCTACTACTTTGGGGGAGCAAATGGGGCTGAAAT ATCTTTGTGTGATTCAAGCAGAAGTGTGACTGATTTCCTCTGGGACTCCTTCAGAGTGAGCGCTTACTGTGAGAGCAGAGGATGGAAGAGGATTCACAACAAGCACAGGGAGGATTTCAAACTCAAGTGGTGTGAAACCAAATCCCCGCCCAACTACTGTAACTTCAGAGAAG GTGAACAGTTGTTGTACCAGATTCCCAACAACAAGGTGCTCACCACAAAGATCGGCCTGCTCAGCAGTCTGCGGGAGTACGAGCGAGTCAGCAGCAAAGTCAACCACGGTCAAGGCCTGAG GAGGCTGAAAATGGACGAGTTCATCCCCACAACTTTCCGCATGGatctgagggaggagagggaggcttTCTTTGCCCAGGAGGAGG GTGTGAGCAGCAAAGAGGGTCACATGTGGATCTGTAAGCCCACGGGTCTGAACCAGGGCAGAGGGATTTTCCTGCTGAAGAGCCAGGAGGACGTAGTTGCTTTCAGACTGAAGCTACAGCAAACAGAGGAACACCAGGCCAGCAGGAAGACGCTCCACCGCCAGCCTCAGGCTCGCATCGTCCAGCA TTACATCCAGAGACCGCTGCTCCTAAAGGGGAAGAAGTTTGATGTGCGCTCTTTTCTTCTGATCGCCTGCACTGCACCTTACATGGTCTTCTTCAGACACGGATATGTGCGCCTGACCTGTGACCTCTACGACCCAACCTCCAACAACCTCATAGCTCACCTGACCAATCAG TACATGCAGAAGAAGAGTCCTCTGTACAGCCAGCTGAAGGAGGACACAGTCTGGTCCATGGAGAGTTTCAACACCTACGTCAATGACAGGTTTCAGGTTGCCAAGGGTCTGCCCAGGGACTGGGTACTGGGCGTCTTTGCA AGACGAATGCAGCAGATCATGACGCAGTGTTTCTTTGCTGTCAAATCCAAGTTGGATCGCCGACTGGGCCTCTTTGACCTGATTGGCTGTGACTTCATGGTTGACGAGGACTTCAAG GTTTGGCTCCTGGAGATGAACTGCAACCCGGCCCTGCATACGAACTGTGAAGTGTTGAAGGAGGTGCTACCCGGCACTGTTGGTGAGGCGCTGG ATTTAACTCTAGAGATCTTCAACAAGCGTCGCCTCGGGCAGACGATTCTTCCTTTGCACAGTCAGAGAGAGTTTGTGCTGCTGTACAGTGGAGTCTTTCCTCCTGATTCAGTGCTGCCCTGCAGAAAAGGCAACATAAGCAATGGATTCAACCTGAAAAGCACCCAAAAGACTTCACTCAGGAGATGTAAGTCGAGAACCGAGGGCAAAAGTGTGCCATCAGCATCCTCTGATAGTCCTCTGAATGTTACAGAGAGCCTTAAAGGAGAGAGTCGTTCAAAGTCCTCCACTGCTGCCTTATATCTGAATCAAAGCCCTCAGTCACCTCAGGTATCTCCACAttcaaacaacagcagcaacacagaGACTGTCAAACTGAAGAAACCCAGGCCTCGGTTTGAACTCAAACTCAGCAAGTGCACTTTTCCTCCTCGTTTGAAGAATGCAGGAGATGCTGAGGAGAAAACAAGGGTCATCGTGCCGCTGTCGTCACCCATAATAAGTGAAGACTTCTCCACCTGTGAATCTCCCCAGACAACAGTGTTGATGTCCCATCCTCAGTCGGGATCTCCCACAGCATCTGAAGACCTTGAAAGAGATGAAGAGTGTGGGGAAGAAAACCTCGGAGAAGACACACAAGGTTGA
- the ttll10 gene encoding uncharacterized protein ttll10 isoform X1 yields MSRFPRSLAAYVCDVGVEGGAKTDTNRRFLTGALKMPHTANYQQYQVIEVMSSDCWVESCSEDSAEQTGLKKPQEEEEEAEEEEVEVPCGQNQSACSLRQEETGGEQPLSHDHRSKQEVTSEGELEQSQREETLRFSHMTASQEMQQRGSVTGARRVRGNLRRSFPRGFSTCSYPDKDRVRRIEEPRGLGSFYYFGGANGAEISLCDSSRSVTDFLWDSFRVSAYCESRGWKRIHNKHREDFKLKWCETKSPPNYCNFREGEQLLYQIPNNKVLTTKIGLLSSLREYERVSSKVNHGQGLRRLKMDEFIPTTFRMDLREEREAFFAQEEGVSSKEGHMWICKPTGLNQGRGIFLLKSQEDVVAFRLKLQQTEEHQASRKTLHRQPQARIVQHYIQRPLLLKGKKFDVRSFLLIACTAPYMVFFRHGYVRLTCDLYDPTSNNLIAHLTNQYMQKKSPLYSQLKEDTVWSMESFNTYVNDRFQVAKGLPRDWVLGVFARRMQQIMTQCFFAVKSKLDRRLGLFDLIGCDFMVDEDFKVWLLEMNCNPALHTNCEVLKEVLPGTVGEALDLTLEIFNKRRLGQTILPLHSQREFVLLYSGVFPPDSVLPCRKGNISNGFNLKSTQKTSLRRCKSRTEGKSVPSASSDSPLNVTESLKGESRSKSSTAALYLNQSPQSPQVSPHSNNSSNTETVKLKKPRPRFELKLSKCTFPPRLKNAGDAEEKTRVIVPLSSPIISEDFSTCESPQTTVLMSHPQSGSPTASEDLERDEECGEENLGEDTQG; encoded by the exons ATGAGTAGGTTTCCAAGGAGTCTGGCTGCCTATGTGTGTGATGTTGGAGTTGAAG ggggcgccaaaactgacacaaacagaaggttcctcacaggagctttaaaaatgcCACACACTGCAAACTACCAACAGTACCAGG TTATCGAGGTCATGTCGTCTGATTGCTGGGTGGAGTCCTGCAGTGAGGACTCTGCAGAGCAGACCGGACTGAAGAAGCcccaagaggaagaggaagaggcagaggaggaggaagtggaggttCCCTGTGGGCAGAACCAGTCTGCATGTAGCCTGAGGCAAGAAGAGACGGGAGGAGAGCAGCCTTTGTCACATGACCACAgaagcaaacaggaagtgacatcagaaGGTGAACTGGAGCAGAGCCAGAGGGAGGAGACGCTGAGGTTTTCACACATGACTGCCAGCCAGGAAATGCAGCAGAGAGGGTCAG TAACAGGTGCCCGCAGAGTGAGGGGAAACCTCCGGAGGTCCTTCCCCAGGGGCTTCTCCACCTGCTCCTACCCAGACAAGGACAGGGTGCGGCGGATAGAGGAGCCTCGAGGGCTTGGGTCTTTCTACTACTTTGGGGGAGCAAATGGGGCTGAAAT ATCTTTGTGTGATTCAAGCAGAAGTGTGACTGATTTCCTCTGGGACTCCTTCAGAGTGAGCGCTTACTGTGAGAGCAGAGGATGGAAGAGGATTCACAACAAGCACAGGGAGGATTTCAAACTCAAGTGGTGTGAAACCAAATCCCCGCCCAACTACTGTAACTTCAGAGAAG GTGAACAGTTGTTGTACCAGATTCCCAACAACAAGGTGCTCACCACAAAGATCGGCCTGCTCAGCAGTCTGCGGGAGTACGAGCGAGTCAGCAGCAAAGTCAACCACGGTCAAGGCCTGAG GAGGCTGAAAATGGACGAGTTCATCCCCACAACTTTCCGCATGGatctgagggaggagagggaggcttTCTTTGCCCAGGAGGAGG GTGTGAGCAGCAAAGAGGGTCACATGTGGATCTGTAAGCCCACGGGTCTGAACCAGGGCAGAGGGATTTTCCTGCTGAAGAGCCAGGAGGACGTAGTTGCTTTCAGACTGAAGCTACAGCAAACAGAGGAACACCAGGCCAGCAGGAAGACGCTCCACCGCCAGCCTCAGGCTCGCATCGTCCAGCA TTACATCCAGAGACCGCTGCTCCTAAAGGGGAAGAAGTTTGATGTGCGCTCTTTTCTTCTGATCGCCTGCACTGCACCTTACATGGTCTTCTTCAGACACGGATATGTGCGCCTGACCTGTGACCTCTACGACCCAACCTCCAACAACCTCATAGCTCACCTGACCAATCAG TACATGCAGAAGAAGAGTCCTCTGTACAGCCAGCTGAAGGAGGACACAGTCTGGTCCATGGAGAGTTTCAACACCTACGTCAATGACAGGTTTCAGGTTGCCAAGGGTCTGCCCAGGGACTGGGTACTGGGCGTCTTTGCA AGACGAATGCAGCAGATCATGACGCAGTGTTTCTTTGCTGTCAAATCCAAGTTGGATCGCCGACTGGGCCTCTTTGACCTGATTGGCTGTGACTTCATGGTTGACGAGGACTTCAAG GTTTGGCTCCTGGAGATGAACTGCAACCCGGCCCTGCATACGAACTGTGAAGTGTTGAAGGAGGTGCTACCCGGCACTGTTGGTGAGGCGCTGG ATTTAACTCTAGAGATCTTCAACAAGCGTCGCCTCGGGCAGACGATTCTTCCTTTGCACAGTCAGAGAGAGTTTGTGCTGCTGTACAGTGGAGTCTTTCCTCCTGATTCAGTGCTGCCCTGCAGAAAAGGCAACATAAGCAATGGATTCAACCTGAAAAGCACCCAAAAGACTTCACTCAGGAGATGTAAGTCGAGAACCGAGGGCAAAAGTGTGCCATCAGCATCCTCTGATAGTCCTCTGAATGTTACAGAGAGCCTTAAAGGAGAGAGTCGTTCAAAGTCCTCCACTGCTGCCTTATATCTGAATCAAAGCCCTCAGTCACCTCAGGTATCTCCACAttcaaacaacagcagcaacacagaGACTGTCAAACTGAAGAAACCCAGGCCTCGGTTTGAACTCAAACTCAGCAAGTGCACTTTTCCTCCTCGTTTGAAGAATGCAGGAGATGCTGAGGAGAAAACAAGGGTCATCGTGCCGCTGTCGTCACCCATAATAAGTGAAGACTTCTCCACCTGTGAATCTCCCCAGACAACAGTGTTGATGTCCCATCCTCAGTCGGGATCTCCCACAGCATCTGAAGACCTTGAAAGAGATGAAGAGTGTGGGGAAGAAAACCTCGGAGAAGACACACAAGGTTGA